A genomic stretch from Edaphobacter aggregans includes:
- a CDS encoding TPM domain-containing protein, whose protein sequence is MTRVARWLIVVLLLVAPAGAVHAQAVATLPPPTGYVNDFAGVLSPSVKQSVEDLCAQVDRKAHAQIAVVTIKRIEDDSSIEEFATALEEKWKVGAKGTDRGVLMLLVMTPRRGRIEVGYGLEGILNDAKVGDIGRSMVPAASQGDYNTAIPLGVQQIAQVIAKDAGVTLTLDQPVHSYRREPVSQPVHLSLFQIMLGGGAILLILFFLVKTGNVGLIFFLLGNLMGGGGGRGYGGGGRDRDDGGGGGGFGGFGGGSSGGGGASGDF, encoded by the coding sequence ATGACCCGTGTTGCAAGATGGTTGATTGTCGTTCTTTTGCTGGTAGCCCCGGCTGGGGCGGTTCACGCCCAGGCGGTCGCGACTCTTCCGCCTCCTACCGGTTATGTGAATGATTTTGCTGGTGTTCTTTCGCCTTCGGTAAAGCAGAGTGTGGAGGACCTTTGCGCTCAGGTGGATCGCAAGGCCCATGCCCAGATTGCCGTGGTCACGATCAAAAGGATTGAGGATGATTCCTCGATCGAGGAGTTCGCTACAGCGCTTGAAGAGAAGTGGAAGGTGGGGGCCAAGGGCACCGATCGCGGGGTCTTGATGCTGCTGGTGATGACTCCCAGGCGTGGCCGCATCGAGGTCGGGTACGGCCTTGAGGGCATCCTGAATGATGCCAAGGTGGGGGACATTGGCCGCTCTATGGTTCCGGCGGCGAGCCAGGGTGACTACAACACGGCCATTCCGCTGGGGGTGCAGCAGATTGCCCAGGTCATTGCCAAGGATGCCGGTGTCACCCTGACGCTGGATCAACCCGTTCACAGCTATCGCCGAGAGCCGGTGTCGCAGCCGGTTCACCTGAGCCTGTTTCAGATTATGCTTGGGGGCGGCGCAATCCTGCTGATCCTCTTCTTCCTGGTGAAGACCGGTAATGTCGGTCTGATCTTCTTCCTGCTGGGGAACCTGATGGGCGGGGGTGGCGGCCGCGGTTATGGTGGAGGAGGCCGGGACAGGGACGACGGCGGCGGCGGCGGCGGCTTTGGCGGCTTCGGCGGGGGAAGCTCCGGTGGTGGTGGCGCAAGCGGAGACTTTTGA
- a CDS encoding DUF4142 domain-containing protein — MKSHTVCVILLGAAMVVSPAALLAQADPMGPLPSQAQQPNRPGQSPTTLPSMQDSTGRPNDTAQEMKDKMFLRKAAEGGLGEVQLGKLAAVKANSQDVKDYGQKMVDDHTKLNNDMAPIAGSMGVMLPKKMAKDDQVEYDKLNGMSGDDFDKEYLVYMVKDHHEALREFRVEAVSTSDPELKAAVDNGASVIHLHLVTGAKLARAKGLTIPDHGSAKPAPPSNN, encoded by the coding sequence ATGAAATCCCACACTGTTTGCGTCATTCTTTTAGGAGCTGCGATGGTCGTTAGTCCGGCTGCGCTTTTGGCTCAGGCTGATCCTATGGGCCCCCTTCCGTCTCAGGCGCAGCAGCCTAATCGTCCTGGACAGTCGCCGACGACGCTGCCCTCGATGCAGGACTCGACCGGTCGGCCGAACGATACGGCCCAGGAGATGAAGGACAAGATGTTTCTGCGTAAGGCCGCCGAGGGCGGTCTGGGTGAAGTTCAACTTGGCAAGCTGGCGGCTGTGAAGGCCAACAGTCAGGATGTCAAAGATTATGGGCAGAAGATGGTGGATGACCACACCAAGCTCAATAACGATATGGCACCCATCGCAGGCTCCATGGGGGTCATGCTGCCTAAAAAGATGGCCAAAGACGACCAGGTTGAATACGACAAGCTCAACGGAATGTCGGGGGACGACTTCGACAAGGAATACCTTGTGTACATGGTGAAGGATCACCACGAGGCCCTCCGCGAGTTTCGCGTGGAAGCCGTCAGCACCTCCGATCCGGAGTTGAAGGCTGCTGTGGATAACGGCGCGAGCGTGATCCATTTGCACCTGGTTACAGGGGCCAAGCTGGCTCGAGCCAAGGGGCTTACTATCCCCGACCACGGCTCCGCCAAGCCTGCACCGCCTTCGAACAATTAG
- a CDS encoding S9 family peptidase produces the protein MTNSVIAPPIARKEPSSTTLHGQTLEDNYGWMRDKSSPEVLAYLTAENDYTTAEMKPTEELQAKLYAEMLSHIKETDVSVPYRDHGWYYYTRTVEGSQYPIHCRKLALSPHYDDSQPEQVILDVNKLAEGQPFMSIGGMSMSPDGHKLAYSTDNTGFRQYTLHIRDLETGVDLADTAERVGSLVWAADSHTLFYTTEDEVTKRQDHLFRHRLGDPVEEDALIYEETDERFNLGVGQTRDGKYLLMEAGSHTTNECSYLPADTPGGVFLVIAPRQDEQEYYVDHRHGLFYIRTNDTGKNFRVVTIPVDGGGREAWSELIPEDKDVPLEDFDLFDSFCVSSTRELGLTSLEVTQFKEEGTLGETRKISFPEPTYTAQSHVNREFITDKFRYSYQSLVSPASVYDYDVKAGTSELLKQQEVPGGFDSSRYASERVWTTAVDGVKIPVSVVYRRDFFQKDSTSPLYVYGYGSYGYPLPVGFSPARLSLLDRGVVLAYAHIRGGGEMGDVWHDAGKMMVKRNTFSDFIAVTEHLVAEGYGAKNRVAIEGGSAGGLLMGAVVNERPDLFRVVLSHVPFVDVMNTMLDASLPLTVAEYEEWGNPNELPAFEYMLSYSPYDNLKPGAYPAMLVKTSLNDSQVMYWEPAKYVAKLRTLKTNDAPLLLHINMDAGHGGASGRYDYLKEIAFDYAFLLTQLGVEG, from the coding sequence ATGACCAACAGTGTTATAGCGCCGCCCATCGCCCGCAAAGAACCCTCCTCGACAACGCTGCATGGGCAGACCCTTGAGGATAACTACGGCTGGATGAGGGACAAAAGCTCCCCCGAGGTCCTCGCCTACCTCACTGCGGAGAACGATTACACCACCGCCGAAATGAAGCCGACCGAAGAACTGCAGGCCAAACTCTACGCCGAGATGCTCTCACACATCAAGGAGACCGACGTCTCGGTCCCCTACCGCGATCACGGCTGGTACTACTACACCCGCACCGTCGAGGGCAGCCAATACCCCATCCACTGCCGCAAGCTCGCCCTATCCCCCCACTACGACGACTCCCAACCCGAACAAGTAATTCTGGACGTGAACAAGCTCGCGGAAGGTCAGCCGTTCATGTCGATCGGCGGAATGAGTATGAGCCCGGACGGCCACAAACTCGCCTACTCTACCGACAACACCGGCTTCCGGCAATACACGCTGCATATCCGCGATCTCGAGACCGGCGTCGATCTGGCCGATACAGCCGAACGCGTAGGCTCTCTGGTCTGGGCAGCCGACTCGCACACGCTCTTCTACACCACGGAAGACGAGGTGACCAAACGCCAGGACCATCTCTTCCGGCACCGACTCGGTGACCCAGTCGAGGAGGACGCCCTAATCTACGAGGAAACAGACGAGCGCTTCAACCTGGGAGTCGGCCAGACCCGCGACGGCAAATACCTCCTGATGGAGGCAGGCAGCCACACCACCAACGAATGCAGCTACCTCCCCGCCGACACCCCCGGCGGAGTCTTCCTGGTGATCGCCCCCCGTCAGGACGAACAGGAATATTACGTCGACCACCGGCACGGCTTGTTCTACATCCGAACCAACGACACGGGAAAAAACTTCCGTGTCGTGACGATTCCGGTCGATGGCGGAGGCCGCGAGGCCTGGAGCGAGCTCATCCCGGAAGACAAGGATGTGCCACTTGAAGATTTCGATTTATTCGATTCATTTTGCGTTAGTTCTACGAGAGAGCTTGGCCTCACCTCGCTGGAGGTGACGCAGTTCAAGGAGGAAGGAACATTAGGGGAGACAAGGAAGATCAGCTTTCCAGAGCCTACATATACCGCTCAGAGTCATGTAAACCGTGAATTCATAACGGACAAGTTTCGATACAGCTATCAATCGCTCGTCTCTCCAGCCTCAGTCTACGACTATGACGTAAAAGCGGGCACGTCCGAGTTGCTGAAGCAGCAGGAGGTGCCGGGTGGGTTCGATTCGTCGAGATACGCATCTGAGCGAGTGTGGACGACGGCAGTGGACGGGGTGAAGATTCCTGTATCCGTTGTCTACCGACGCGACTTCTTCCAGAAGGACTCGACTAGTCCGCTGTATGTGTACGGATATGGGTCGTATGGGTATCCGCTGCCCGTTGGGTTCAGCCCGGCGCGGTTGTCGCTACTAGATCGCGGGGTTGTGTTGGCTTATGCCCACATACGTGGTGGCGGCGAGATGGGCGATGTGTGGCACGATGCTGGCAAGATGATGGTAAAGCGCAACACCTTCTCCGACTTCATCGCCGTCACGGAGCACTTGGTCGCCGAAGGATACGGAGCGAAGAATCGGGTTGCGATTGAGGGTGGCAGCGCCGGCGGACTGCTCATGGGTGCGGTGGTAAACGAACGTCCGGACTTGTTCCGGGTGGTGCTGTCACATGTACCGTTCGTGGACGTGATGAATACGATGCTGGACGCTTCCCTTCCCCTGACTGTGGCCGAGTACGAAGAGTGGGGGAATCCAAATGAGCTTCCCGCGTTTGAGTACATGCTGTCTTACTCTCCTTACGACAATCTGAAGCCAGGAGCTTATCCAGCGATGCTGGTAAAGACGAGTTTGAACGACTCGCAGGTGATGTACTGGGAGCCAGCAAAGTATGTCGCAAAGCTAAGGACACTGAAGACGAATGATGCGCCTTTACTCCTTCACATCAATATGGATGCGGGGCACGGCGGAGCCTCCGGGCGGTATGACTACCTGAAGGAAATTGCTTTTGACTATGCGTTTTTGCTGACACAGTTGGGGGTGGAGGGGTAG